One genomic segment of Myxococcus xanthus includes these proteins:
- a CDS encoding MFS transporter, with protein sequence MRTATKLGLLSSLYLSQGLPFGFFTQALPVLLRHQGLSLPSIGLAHLLALPWALKFLWAPPMDRHGSARWGRRRGYILPLQCLSSGLLLALALPEGGLDMRLLMAAVLGINLLAATQDVATDGLAVDLLAPAERGWGNGIQVAAYRVGMILGGGVMLAVFDAVGWRPTFLALGTLLLLATVPIALFREPPTAPPPAQSLGLRWWLKRPGAAAWLTLLVVYKAGEALATGMLRTFLVDEGLSLTAIGWLLGGVGFTAGLVGALLGGGLVVRLGRRRALLVFGGIQAGAVLLYALAARGPTSLPLLTLVCGVEYVASGMATAAVFTAMMDACRPDHAATDYTVQASLVVLATGAAAALSGFSAQALGYAGHFTLAALLCAAGTLYAALTFHPPRSLASEAAPEVS encoded by the coding sequence ATGAGGACGGCCACGAAGCTGGGGCTCCTCTCCAGCCTCTACCTGTCACAGGGGCTTCCCTTCGGTTTCTTCACCCAGGCCCTGCCCGTGCTGCTGCGCCATCAGGGCCTGTCGTTGCCTTCCATCGGACTGGCGCACCTGCTGGCGCTGCCCTGGGCGCTCAAGTTCCTCTGGGCCCCGCCCATGGACCGGCACGGTTCGGCGAGGTGGGGCCGGCGGCGCGGCTACATCCTGCCGCTGCAGTGCCTGTCGTCGGGGCTCCTGCTGGCGCTCGCGCTCCCCGAAGGCGGCCTGGACATGCGGCTGCTGATGGCCGCGGTGCTGGGCATCAACCTCCTGGCCGCCACGCAGGACGTGGCCACCGACGGGCTGGCGGTGGACCTGCTCGCGCCGGCCGAGCGCGGCTGGGGCAACGGCATCCAGGTGGCGGCCTATCGCGTCGGGATGATTCTGGGCGGAGGCGTGATGCTCGCTGTCTTCGACGCGGTGGGCTGGCGCCCCACGTTCCTCGCGTTGGGCACACTGCTGCTCCTGGCCACCGTGCCCATTGCCCTCTTCCGCGAGCCCCCCACCGCGCCCCCACCCGCTCAGAGCCTGGGCCTGCGATGGTGGTTGAAGCGTCCGGGGGCCGCCGCGTGGCTCACGCTGCTCGTCGTCTACAAGGCGGGCGAAGCCCTGGCCACCGGGATGCTGCGTACCTTCCTGGTCGACGAGGGCCTGTCGCTGACGGCCATCGGTTGGCTGTTGGGCGGCGTGGGCTTCACCGCGGGACTCGTGGGGGCGCTGCTGGGAGGCGGTTTGGTGGTGCGGCTCGGACGGCGACGGGCGTTGCTCGTCTTCGGAGGCATCCAGGCCGGCGCGGTGCTGCTCTACGCACTGGCGGCTCGAGGCCCCACGTCCCTGCCCCTGCTCACCCTCGTCTGCGGCGTCGAGTACGTCGCCAGCGGCATGGCCACCGCGGCCGTCTTCACCGCGATGATGGACGCCTGCCGGCCGGACCACGCCGCCACGGACTACACCGTGCAGGCGTCCCTGGTGGTGCTGGCCACGGGCGCCGCCGCCGCGCTGAGTGGCTTCAGCGCCCAGGCCCTTGGCTATGCCGGCCACTTCACGCTGGCCGCGCTCCTGTGCGCGGCGGGCACGCTGTACGCCGCCCTCACCTTCCACCCGCCCCGGAGCCTGGCCTCCGAGGCCGCTCCCGAGGTGTCGTGA
- a CDS encoding alpha-amylase family glycosyl hydrolase, protein MRHSNRWSALLLAGVIAAGCGESALEAPRDSAEETAVISQQLNSSTRPGMGATVYAGGTTFRVWAPMASRVFVSGDFNGWGTWIELGNEFNGNFSGDVAGAVKGQKYKFITRNQWGSDAWRADPRSAWQENSTGSSIIYDHGEYWWNAQQYSSPGFNEMIIYEMHVGTFHDSPGFGPGNWNSAIARLDHVRDLGANMIKVMPAYEFAGDFSWGYNAAFPFAPESAYGHPNDMKRFVDEAHMRGIGVIFDVVHNHYGPSDLPMWCFSGDCLGSGGEYFYNDWRKSTPWGDTRPDYGRPEVRAYIRDSMMNLTHSFRGDGLRWDATKYMRTQNGSDTTAIPDAWRVFRSINREINATQPWKISIAEDFGGGDFITNDATSDTSGGAGFDSQWGGDFVHAIRAAVIASNDSGRDMNSVRNAITQRYSGRHTARVIYSESHDEVANGKARVPEEIWPGNAGSWAAKKRSTLAAGVVFTSPGIPMIFQGQEFLEDGYFQDTDPVDWGKNSTYSGIRTLYRDLIRLRRNWFNNTRGLRGGNVNVHHVNNSGKVIAYHRWESGGPGDDVVIVANFSGTYFPSYNIGFPRGGMWYARFNSDWNGYSGDFGNTASIDTVAYSGAKDGLSHNASFAIGPYSLVIFSQ, encoded by the coding sequence ATGAGGCACAGCAACAGGTGGAGTGCGCTCCTGCTGGCGGGTGTGATTGCCGCCGGCTGTGGGGAGTCCGCGCTCGAAGCGCCGCGAGATTCCGCGGAAGAGACGGCGGTCATCAGCCAGCAGCTCAACTCGTCCACGCGGCCCGGCATGGGCGCCACCGTCTATGCGGGTGGCACCACGTTCCGCGTCTGGGCGCCGATGGCGAGCCGGGTGTTCGTCTCGGGCGATTTCAACGGCTGGGGCACCTGGATTGAGCTGGGCAACGAGTTCAACGGCAACTTCTCTGGCGATGTGGCGGGCGCGGTGAAGGGCCAGAAGTACAAGTTCATCACCCGCAACCAGTGGGGCAGCGACGCGTGGCGGGCGGACCCCCGCTCGGCGTGGCAGGAGAACTCCACCGGCTCCAGCATCATCTACGACCACGGCGAGTACTGGTGGAACGCGCAGCAGTACAGCAGCCCTGGCTTCAACGAGATGATCATCTACGAGATGCACGTCGGCACGTTCCACGACTCGCCCGGCTTCGGCCCCGGCAACTGGAACAGCGCGATTGCCAGGCTCGACCACGTCCGGGACCTGGGCGCGAACATGATCAAGGTCATGCCCGCGTACGAGTTCGCCGGTGACTTCTCCTGGGGCTACAACGCTGCCTTCCCGTTCGCGCCGGAGAGCGCCTACGGGCACCCCAATGACATGAAGCGCTTCGTGGACGAGGCGCACATGCGTGGCATCGGCGTCATCTTCGACGTGGTGCACAACCACTACGGCCCCAGCGACCTGCCCATGTGGTGCTTCAGCGGCGACTGCCTGGGCTCGGGCGGCGAGTACTTCTACAACGACTGGCGCAAGAGCACGCCGTGGGGCGACACCCGTCCGGACTACGGCCGCCCCGAGGTCCGCGCGTACATTCGCGACTCGATGATGAACCTCACCCATTCCTTCCGGGGTGACGGTCTGCGCTGGGACGCCACCAAGTACATGCGCACGCAGAATGGCAGCGACACCACCGCCATCCCCGACGCGTGGCGCGTGTTCCGCTCCATCAACCGCGAAATCAACGCCACGCAGCCGTGGAAGATCAGCATCGCCGAGGACTTCGGCGGTGGTGACTTTATCACCAACGACGCCACGTCCGACACCTCGGGCGGCGCGGGCTTCGACTCGCAGTGGGGCGGCGACTTCGTGCACGCCATCCGCGCGGCGGTCATCGCGTCGAACGACAGCGGCCGTGACATGAACTCGGTGCGCAACGCCATCACCCAGCGCTACAGCGGGCGGCACACCGCGCGCGTCATCTACTCGGAGAGCCACGACGAGGTGGCCAACGGCAAGGCGCGCGTCCCGGAGGAGATCTGGCCGGGCAACGCGGGGAGCTGGGCCGCCAAGAAGCGCTCCACGCTGGCGGCGGGCGTCGTCTTCACCTCGCCTGGCATCCCGATGATCTTCCAGGGCCAGGAGTTCCTCGAGGACGGCTACTTCCAGGACACGGACCCCGTGGACTGGGGGAAGAACAGCACTTACAGCGGCATCCGGACGCTGTACCGCGACCTCATCCGTCTGCGCCGCAACTGGTTCAACAACACGCGCGGCCTGCGCGGCGGCAACGTCAACGTCCACCACGTCAACAACAGCGGCAAGGTGATTGCGTACCACCGTTGGGAGAGCGGCGGGCCTGGGGATGACGTCGTCATCGTCGCCAACTTCAGCGGCACGTACTTCCCCAGCTACAACATCGGCTTCCCGCGCGGGGGCATGTGGTACGCGCGCTTCAACAGCGACTGGAACGGGTACTCGGGCGACTTCGGCAACACGGCGTCGATTGACACCGTGGCCTACAGTGGCGCGAAGGACGGCCTGTCGCACAACGCGTCGTTCGCCATCGGTCCCTACTCGCTGGTCATCTTCTCGCAGTAG
- the coaD gene encoding pantetheine-phosphate adenylyltransferase encodes MTIAVYAGSFDPVTAGHMSVVRQAARLFGHVVVVVAVNPDKESLLSADERVALLREAVAHHPNVTVARTQGLIVDFARDIGASVLLRGVRGAMDAQFETTLAQNNRALAPELSTLFLPAEAHLAEVSSSGLKARVARGEDVSAFCPPAVATKLRERLDPSLRSLP; translated from the coding sequence ATGACCATCGCCGTCTACGCCGGCAGCTTCGACCCCGTCACCGCCGGCCACATGTCCGTCGTCCGGCAGGCGGCCCGCCTCTTCGGCCACGTCGTCGTGGTGGTGGCCGTCAACCCGGACAAGGAGAGCCTGCTGTCCGCCGACGAGCGCGTGGCCCTCCTGCGTGAAGCCGTGGCGCACCACCCCAACGTCACCGTGGCCCGCACGCAGGGGCTCATCGTCGACTTCGCGCGGGACATCGGCGCCAGCGTCCTGCTGCGCGGCGTGCGCGGTGCCATGGATGCCCAGTTCGAAACGACGCTGGCGCAGAACAACCGCGCGCTGGCGCCCGAGCTGTCCACCCTCTTCCTCCCAGCCGAAGCCCACCTGGCCGAGGTGAGCAGCAGCGGACTCAAGGCGCGCGTGGCGCGCGGCGAGGACGTTTCCGCCTTCTGTCCGCCGGCCGTCGCGACGAAGCTTCGGGAGCGACTCGACCCTTCCCTCCGGAGCCTGCCTTGA
- a CDS encoding alpha/beta fold hydrolase gives MPEVHTRGGARIRYDDTGQGEPALLFIPGWCTTRASFQKLIPRCSAFRRALSVDIRGHGESEGGGTDFDSTTVLEDLLAVVEASGARHIVPVAMSHAGWWALDLRRALGPARVPRMVLLDWIATEPTPAFLRAVRGLQTERWSKVRDSLLQGWLEGLDDDAIHRFVRDDMGAFDEAMWARAGREIEAAYAREGSPLRALAALEPMPLTMHLYARPESHDYLAAQVDFGAEHPGFHVLKLPATSHFPALEVPAMVAAGIEALVSAREVPVHADAVPA, from the coding sequence ATGCCGGAAGTACACACTCGCGGCGGCGCCCGCATCCGCTACGACGACACGGGCCAAGGTGAGCCCGCGCTTCTCTTCATCCCAGGGTGGTGCACCACCCGAGCGAGCTTCCAGAAGCTGATTCCCCGCTGCTCCGCCTTCCGCCGTGCCCTGTCCGTGGACATCCGGGGGCACGGCGAGTCCGAAGGTGGAGGCACCGACTTCGACAGCACCACGGTGCTGGAGGACCTGCTCGCGGTCGTGGAGGCCAGCGGCGCGCGGCACATCGTCCCCGTGGCCATGTCCCACGCGGGCTGGTGGGCGCTCGACTTGCGACGGGCGTTGGGCCCAGCGCGTGTGCCACGGATGGTGCTGCTGGACTGGATTGCCACCGAGCCCACCCCGGCCTTCCTCCGCGCCGTGCGCGGGCTCCAGACGGAGCGCTGGAGCAAGGTGCGAGACAGCCTGCTCCAGGGCTGGCTGGAGGGGCTCGACGACGACGCCATCCACCGCTTCGTGCGCGACGACATGGGCGCGTTCGACGAAGCCATGTGGGCCCGGGCCGGGCGGGAGATTGAAGCGGCCTACGCCCGCGAGGGCTCTCCGCTGCGAGCGCTCGCCGCGCTGGAGCCCATGCCGCTTACGATGCACCTGTACGCGCGGCCGGAGTCACACGACTACCTGGCGGCGCAGGTGGACTTCGGCGCGGAGCATCCAGGTTTTCACGTGCTGAAGCTCCCCGCCACCAGCCACTTCCCGGCGCTGGAGGTGCCGGCGATGGTGGCCGCGGGCATCGAGGCGCTCGTCTCCGCGCGAGAGGTCCCCGTCCACGCGGACGCCGTTCCGGCCTGA
- a CDS encoding adenine phosphoribosyltransferase codes for MHPPVPSLTDTTLVADLNARLRDVPDFPKPGIVFKDITPVLADPRLFGRVIDAMSAPFRGQHVTKVVGVEARGFLLGAPIALALNAGFVPARKPGKLPHRSVVERYSLEYGSDGVEMHEDAILQGERVLVVDDVLATGGTAEATARLVSRLGGELVGFCFLLSLDFLEGPNRLGRERVTTLLTF; via the coding sequence ATGCACCCGCCCGTCCCGAGCCTGACCGACACCACCCTCGTCGCCGACCTGAATGCCCGGCTCCGGGACGTACCGGACTTCCCCAAGCCCGGCATCGTCTTCAAGGACATCACCCCCGTGCTGGCGGACCCGCGCCTGTTCGGCCGCGTCATCGACGCCATGTCGGCGCCCTTCCGGGGCCAGCACGTCACGAAGGTGGTGGGCGTGGAGGCCCGAGGCTTCCTGCTGGGCGCCCCCATCGCGCTGGCGCTCAACGCGGGCTTCGTGCCGGCGCGCAAGCCTGGGAAGCTGCCTCACCGCTCGGTGGTGGAGCGCTACTCGCTGGAGTACGGCTCTGACGGCGTGGAGATGCACGAGGACGCCATCCTCCAGGGGGAGCGGGTGCTCGTCGTGGATGACGTGCTGGCCACGGGAGGCACGGCGGAGGCCACCGCGAGGCTCGTGTCCCGGCTCGGCGGCGAGTTGGTGGGCTTCTGCTTCCTCCTCAGCCTGGACTTCCTCGAAGGCCCCAACCGCCTCGGGCGCGAGCGCGTGACGACGCTGCTGACCTTCTGA
- a CDS encoding TetR family transcriptional regulator gives MPRPSNTEERRQQIVAGLLKVMSERGYERASVSEIAKAAGLSAGLVHYHFSGKQEILLTLVEQLAAQARQRVATRLERVKSPDARARVDAFVEAFLATGDDAAPAAVASWVTISAEAIRQPEVRAIYEQVVRADLEHLTSLVAAVVGRRKAPALAAGLFAAVQGYFVLAASVPGLVPAGSAASTVKRMAAGLLDPAGAKEDA, from the coding sequence ATGCCCCGTCCATCCAACACCGAGGAGCGCCGTCAGCAGATTGTCGCGGGCCTGCTGAAGGTCATGTCGGAGCGCGGTTACGAGCGCGCTTCCGTGAGCGAAATCGCGAAGGCGGCGGGGTTGAGCGCGGGGCTGGTGCACTACCACTTCAGCGGCAAGCAGGAGATTCTCCTCACGCTGGTGGAGCAGCTCGCGGCGCAGGCGCGGCAGCGGGTGGCGACGCGGCTGGAACGGGTGAAGAGCCCGGACGCCCGAGCCCGCGTGGATGCCTTCGTGGAGGCCTTCCTCGCCACGGGCGACGACGCGGCCCCGGCGGCCGTCGCGAGCTGGGTCACCATCAGCGCGGAGGCCATCCGGCAGCCCGAGGTGCGAGCCATCTACGAGCAGGTGGTGCGCGCCGACCTGGAGCACCTGACGTCGCTCGTCGCCGCCGTGGTGGGACGGCGCAAGGCGCCCGCGCTGGCGGCCGGGCTGTTCGCCGCCGTGCAGGGCTACTTCGTGCTCGCCGCCAGCGTCCCGGGACTGGTCCCTGCGGGCTCCGCCGCCAGCACGGTGAAGCGCATGGCCGCGGGGCTGCTGGACCCGGCCGGCGCGAAGGAGGACGCATGA
- a CDS encoding MBL fold metallo-hydrolase, which produces MSLSFITLGIGDAFSALRYSSCFAVEAEDQVLLVDCPHPIRKMMREASESSGVPLDADRVSAVALTHLHADHASGLESLGYFSFFVLQRKLEVLAHPAVADRLWEGNLAAGMECLIERRGEPPNDKHFEDYFRHTPLSTETAVRHGPFLIESRMTYHHVPTTALRIHAGGRCLGYSADTAFDEGLIDWLSKADLIIHETNYGVHTPYEKLAALPAELRARMRLIHYPDDFDTSASVIEPLAQGRRYNV; this is translated from the coding sequence TTGAGCCTGTCCTTCATCACCCTTGGCATCGGCGACGCATTCTCCGCCCTGCGATATTCGTCCTGTTTCGCCGTGGAGGCGGAGGACCAGGTCCTACTCGTGGACTGCCCGCATCCCATCCGGAAGATGATGCGCGAGGCGTCCGAGTCCTCCGGCGTGCCCCTGGACGCGGACCGCGTCAGCGCCGTGGCCCTCACCCACCTGCACGCGGACCATGCGTCGGGCCTGGAGAGCCTCGGCTACTTCTCCTTCTTCGTGCTGCAGCGGAAGCTGGAGGTGCTGGCCCACCCCGCCGTCGCGGACCGGCTGTGGGAAGGCAACCTGGCCGCGGGCATGGAGTGCCTCATCGAGCGGCGCGGGGAGCCCCCCAACGACAAGCACTTCGAGGACTACTTCCGCCACACGCCGCTCTCCACGGAGACCGCCGTGCGGCACGGCCCCTTTCTCATCGAGAGCCGGATGACGTACCACCACGTGCCCACCACCGCGCTGCGCATCCACGCGGGGGGCCGCTGCCTGGGGTACAGCGCGGACACCGCCTTCGACGAGGGCCTCATCGACTGGCTCTCCAAGGCGGACCTCATCATCCACGAGACGAACTACGGCGTGCACACGCCCTACGAGAAGCTGGCGGCGCTGCCCGCCGAGCTGCGCGCCCGGATGCGGCTCATCCACTACCCGGATGACTTCGACACCAGCGCGAGCGTCATCGAACCGCTCGCGCAGGGCCGGCGCTACAACGTCTGA
- a CDS encoding DEAD/DEAH box helicase, which translates to MPAVQSTADIREILPPQDTQWLRALKAEVQPTTFKQGREVAESRRVFGLNREGDRISAQVAGSSGERYQTALHLGNGRATSTCTCPSWNVEGPHCKHVVAAALIYAARFRPPGPPAPRPAEPVAAAPEPKEAVVDDEPHVEPVPSSGDPVSLPALAKVESWLGLSSQPDYEFFYRLTAASTGNGSTRQWIIDVRRQDAQTKGPIHVKRLLQTGGRISPADERVFMQLSRHEHRYDSRLVLSDEELSEALELLRHRRVIYRGTALIDTEVPVRPQIHLESRPDGATARIELLFPDNASYALKDVILLSGRRTWVIQGQNLHPVEPDFPPRLLRKWLLEPSMSFPTGQLDRVLTFFAAHLPRFRMALKADDIDVDEAVEPRFMLMLEGNPERVKVQLAAKYGQTTVPVSPTATHLGYASGVGGDSRKLYRRREELERGAGKLLLDLGLRFEPQAQVFDATADTALEFWARGLASLPEDWERFGVQAPKVRLRPKLKPRIRVGMSGVQWFDLDAEFVTDDQAVDLGAVRMWLDSGRRFVPLKDGTFAEADPVEIKRVADLLEEAGALPGRSRTRLPLHQAVALDLLADLGEFTEVEAKARQAMMELRESAGVPKVGVPEGLQATLRHYQEAGLSWLWFLRRHGLSGILADDMGLGKTIQSLSLMQKVANDEGRKPSLVVAPTSVLANWEREAERFTPGLKTMVWHGQDRKERAEDLKGMDLVLTSYALVRRDLDQLSQVGFRYIILDEAQNIKNAGSATAQACKALPSETRLALTGTPLENRLSELWSIFDFLMPGFLGSSDGFGDRYEQPIQVANDSTAKDRLRRRIQPFILRRLKTEVAKDLPPKTESVAWCEMEPGQAALYREVLEESRRKVHESIEKVGFKRSRVSILAALMRLRQVCCDPRLLKMPPGTLMPPSAKVERFLQLVEDLVAEGHRALVFSQFTEMLELLKQEADKKGLRYLYLDGRTKDRMGKVDEYNNPDGPPLFFISLKAGGTGLNLTAADYVIHFDPWWNPAVEDQATDRTHRIGQTRAVISYKLITRGTVEEKILALQRRKRELAAGVLGGDGDEMGRTLTEQDIQELFTEI; encoded by the coding sequence GTGCCAGCCGTGCAATCCACCGCCGATATCCGAGAGATCCTCCCGCCTCAGGACACCCAGTGGCTCCGTGCCCTGAAGGCCGAAGTTCAACCCACGACCTTCAAGCAGGGGCGAGAGGTGGCGGAGTCGCGCCGCGTCTTCGGCCTCAATCGTGAAGGGGACCGCATCAGCGCCCAGGTCGCCGGTTCGTCCGGTGAGCGGTATCAGACGGCCCTGCATCTGGGGAATGGCCGAGCCACGTCGACCTGTACCTGCCCGTCGTGGAACGTCGAAGGCCCCCACTGCAAGCACGTGGTGGCCGCGGCGCTCATCTACGCCGCGCGTTTCCGTCCGCCCGGCCCGCCCGCGCCTCGCCCGGCCGAGCCCGTCGCCGCCGCTCCCGAGCCGAAGGAAGCCGTCGTCGATGACGAGCCCCATGTGGAGCCGGTGCCATCGAGCGGCGACCCGGTCAGCCTCCCGGCCCTGGCCAAGGTGGAGAGCTGGCTCGGTCTGTCTTCTCAGCCCGACTACGAGTTCTTCTACCGCCTCACGGCCGCCAGCACGGGGAACGGCAGCACCCGGCAGTGGATCATCGACGTGCGCCGGCAGGACGCGCAGACGAAGGGGCCCATCCACGTCAAGCGGCTGCTGCAGACGGGGGGCCGCATCTCCCCCGCGGACGAGCGCGTCTTCATGCAGCTGTCTCGCCACGAGCACCGCTATGACTCGCGCCTGGTCCTGTCCGACGAGGAGCTGAGCGAGGCGCTGGAGCTCTTGCGCCACCGCCGCGTCATCTACCGTGGCACGGCGCTCATCGACACCGAGGTGCCGGTGCGGCCCCAGATTCATCTGGAGTCCCGCCCGGACGGCGCCACCGCGCGCATCGAACTGCTCTTCCCGGACAACGCGAGCTACGCGCTCAAGGACGTCATCCTCCTGTCGGGCCGGCGCACCTGGGTCATCCAGGGGCAGAACCTGCACCCGGTGGAGCCGGACTTCCCGCCGCGGCTGCTGCGCAAGTGGCTGCTCGAGCCCAGCATGTCCTTCCCCACGGGGCAACTGGACCGGGTGCTGACCTTCTTCGCCGCGCACCTGCCGCGCTTCCGCATGGCGCTGAAGGCGGACGACATCGACGTGGACGAGGCCGTGGAGCCTCGTTTCATGCTCATGCTGGAAGGCAACCCCGAGCGCGTGAAGGTGCAACTGGCCGCCAAGTACGGCCAGACGACGGTGCCGGTGTCCCCCACTGCCACGCACCTGGGCTACGCCAGCGGCGTGGGCGGGGACAGCCGCAAGCTGTACCGGCGTCGCGAGGAGCTGGAGCGCGGCGCGGGGAAGCTGCTGCTGGATCTGGGTCTGCGCTTCGAGCCGCAGGCGCAGGTGTTCGACGCCACGGCCGACACCGCGCTTGAGTTCTGGGCCCGGGGCCTGGCTTCGCTCCCCGAGGACTGGGAGCGCTTTGGCGTGCAGGCCCCGAAGGTGCGCCTACGTCCCAAGCTCAAGCCGCGCATCCGCGTGGGCATGAGCGGCGTGCAGTGGTTCGACCTGGATGCGGAGTTCGTCACCGACGACCAGGCCGTGGACCTGGGCGCGGTGCGCATGTGGCTGGACTCCGGCCGCCGCTTCGTCCCCCTGAAGGACGGTACCTTCGCGGAGGCGGACCCCGTCGAAATCAAGCGCGTGGCGGACCTGCTCGAGGAAGCCGGCGCGCTGCCGGGCCGCTCGCGCACGCGGCTGCCGCTGCACCAGGCCGTCGCGTTGGACCTGCTGGCGGACCTGGGGGAGTTCACCGAGGTGGAGGCCAAGGCGCGGCAGGCCATGATGGAGCTGCGCGAGTCGGCGGGCGTGCCGAAGGTGGGCGTCCCCGAGGGACTCCAGGCCACGCTGCGCCACTACCAGGAGGCGGGCCTGTCCTGGCTCTGGTTCCTGCGCCGCCATGGCCTGTCCGGCATCCTCGCGGACGACATGGGTCTGGGGAAGACCATCCAGTCGCTCAGCCTGATGCAGAAGGTGGCCAACGACGAGGGGCGCAAGCCGTCGCTCGTGGTGGCGCCCACCAGCGTGCTGGCCAACTGGGAGCGCGAGGCCGAGCGCTTCACGCCGGGCCTCAAGACGATGGTGTGGCACGGTCAGGACCGCAAGGAGCGGGCAGAGGACCTGAAGGGCATGGACCTGGTCCTCACGTCCTACGCGCTGGTCCGCCGTGATTTGGACCAGCTGTCCCAGGTTGGCTTCCGTTACATCATTTTGGACGAGGCCCAGAACATCAAGAACGCGGGCAGCGCCACCGCGCAGGCGTGCAAGGCGCTCCCCAGCGAGACGCGTCTGGCGCTCACTGGTACGCCGCTGGAGAACCGCCTGTCGGAGCTTTGGAGCATCTTCGACTTCCTGATGCCGGGCTTCCTCGGCAGCTCGGATGGCTTCGGGGACCGCTACGAGCAGCCCATCCAGGTGGCCAACGACAGCACCGCGAAGGACCGGCTGCGCCGCCGTATCCAGCCCTTCATCCTGCGTCGCCTGAAGACGGAAGTGGCCAAGGACCTGCCGCCGAAGACGGAGAGCGTCGCCTGGTGCGAGATGGAGCCCGGTCAGGCCGCGCTCTATCGCGAGGTGCTGGAGGAGAGCCGCCGCAAGGTGCACGAGAGCATCGAGAAGGTGGGCTTCAAGCGCAGCCGCGTGTCGATTCTGGCCGCGCTGATGCGCCTGCGTCAGGTGTGCTGCGATCCGCGCCTGCTCAAGATGCCGCCCGGCACCCTGATGCCGCCCAGCGCGAAGGTGGAGCGCTTCCTCCAACTGGTGGAGGACCTGGTGGCGGAAGGCCACCGCGCGCTCGTCTTCAGCCAGTTCACGGAGATGCTGGAGCTGCTGAAGCAGGAGGCGGACAAGAAGGGCCTGCGCTACCTCTACCTGGACGGTCGCACCAAGGACCGCATGGGCAAGGTGGACGAGTACAACAACCCGGACGGTCCGCCGCTCTTCTTCATCTCCCTCAAGGCGGGCGGCACCGGCTTGAACCTCACCGCGGCCGACTACGTCATCCACTTCGACCCGTGGTGGAACCCCGCCGTGGAGGACCAGGCCACGGACCGTACGCACCGCATCGGGCAGACGCGCGCCGTCATCAGCTACAAGCTCATCACCCGCGGCACCGTGGAGGAGAAGATCCTCGCCCTCCAGCGCCGCAAGCGGGAGCTGGCCGCTGGCGTGCTCGGTGGGGACGGCGACGAGATGGGCCGGACGCTCACGGAGCAGGACATCCAGGAGCTCTTCACGGAAATCTGA